The Euphorbia lathyris chromosome 2, ddEupLath1.1, whole genome shotgun sequence genome includes a window with the following:
- the LOC136220847 gene encoding heavy metal-associated isoprenylated plant protein 47-like, which produces MKQKIVIKFMGCCEKCRRKALQTASVADGVMSVALEGEEKDKLVIIGERVDAACLTKKLRKKLESYVELVTVEEVKPPPPKKPEPKPDPVPVPVPCCQGPPRCEFVGLAYDPPNSSPCAIM; this is translated from the exons ATGAAG caaaagatagtgataaaaTTCATGGGATGCTGCGAGAAATGCCGGAGAAAGGCGTTGCAGACAGCATCGGTGGCAGACGGAGTGATGTCTGTGGCATtagaaggagaagagaaagATAAGTTGGTGATAATTGGAGAGAGAGTGGATGCAGCATGTTTGacaaagaaactaagaaagaAACTGGAATCCTATGTAGAGTTAGTCACAGTAGAAGAGGTCAAGCCGCCACCGCCGAAAAAGCCTGAACCAAAGCCTGATCCTGTTCCTGTTCCGGTGCCTTGTTGTCAAGGTCCTCCTCGTTGTGAATTCGTTGGTTTGGCTTATGATCCTCCGAATTCATCTCCTTGTGCTATCATGTGA